The following coding sequences are from one Planifilum fulgidum window:
- a CDS encoding CDP-alcohol phosphatidyltransferase family protein, which produces MKELRKNLPTLPVDSAKILEYRVQCQKPRRKEDLWSWYVLRRISIYITLLLRRTPITPNAVTWLSLFFFILSGWLMLWTKPWAMLTAVLAYNLGYLCDCIDGELARLRGKTGRLGVFLDTLIRYTSIPILAAFALSAHALAAETSLDLWSASGVYLATLAATMGLAIPFAYHYTHMQTEESDPVSDMRTTSFFWECVAFVTGLPGFFAMLPLFLWLESLSGLPLIAWFIASFLILWGGKTAFRLYHVLKALNSN; this is translated from the coding sequence ATGAAAGAGCTCCGCAAGAACTTGCCGACGCTTCCCGTTGATTCGGCCAAGATCCTCGAATACCGAGTCCAGTGTCAGAAACCGCGGCGGAAGGAAGACCTCTGGTCCTGGTATGTGCTCAGGAGGATCTCCATCTACATCACCTTGCTGCTTCGACGTACTCCGATCACCCCCAACGCGGTAACCTGGCTCAGCCTTTTCTTTTTCATCCTTTCGGGCTGGCTCATGCTGTGGACAAAGCCCTGGGCGATGCTGACGGCGGTCCTCGCCTACAACCTCGGCTATCTGTGCGACTGCATCGACGGCGAACTGGCCCGTCTCAGAGGGAAAACCGGCAGGCTGGGGGTCTTCCTCGACACGCTGATCCGTTACACGAGCATCCCCATTCTGGCAGCCTTCGCCCTTTCGGCTCACGCCTTGGCCGCGGAAACATCCCTTGACCTGTGGTCCGCCTCGGGGGTTTACCTTGCGACCCTGGCTGCCACGATGGGCTTGGCCATTCCCTTCGCCTACCATTACACCCATATGCAGACGGAGGAAAGCGATCCGGTCAGCGACATGCGGACCACATCCTTTTTTTGGGAATGTGTCGCCTTTGTCACCGGGCTGCCCGGATTTTTCGCCATGCTTCCCCTGTTTCTCTGGCTGGAATCCCTGTCGGGCCTGCCTTTGATCGCCTGGTTCATCGCCTCTTTCCTCATCCTGTGGGGGGGAAAGACAGCGTTCCGGTTATATCACGTGCTGAAGGCACTGAATTCGAATTGA
- a CDS encoding glycosyltransferase family 2 protein: protein MEEKPIFSFLLVVRNEEKYLENLLEAILNQDFPQDKYEIIVVDGESVDRSPEIIESFRKRHRDRIRVYNNPKKTLATGWNLGIQHANGEYVIRVDGHSQIPRDFLSSTYRVVQRVPSAACVGGIVETVGKGFWGEVNAYVYSHPFGVGNSKFRTTKSDWEGYVDTVPYAAYKREIFDKVGYFDETLKRNEDLEMHARIRNQGGTFFLSTSIRSTYFVRNTLSAFIKKSFSDGKWTMVASKRGIGVLRWRHLIPFLTVLVGLVLGIGAFFSPLAGYTLLSLIGAYFALLIYSSWGIVKKKGWKYFFPCMLSFFLLHFSRGLGSVASLFSKHYWRNHERAPQELADASR, encoded by the coding sequence ATCGAGGAGAAACCGATTTTTTCGTTTCTGCTGGTTGTCCGAAACGAGGAAAAATATTTGGAAAACCTGCTGGAAGCGATTTTAAACCAGGACTTTCCCCAGGACAAGTACGAAATCATCGTGGTGGACGGGGAATCCGTGGACCGCAGTCCGGAAATCATCGAGTCATTCCGGAAACGTCACCGGGACCGGATCCGCGTGTACAACAATCCGAAGAAAACGCTGGCGACGGGATGGAACCTGGGCATCCAGCATGCCAACGGGGAATACGTGATACGCGTCGACGGGCACAGTCAAATTCCCCGGGATTTTCTGTCCAGCACCTACCGGGTTGTGCAGCGGGTGCCCTCCGCCGCCTGCGTGGGCGGGATTGTGGAAACCGTTGGAAAGGGCTTTTGGGGAGAGGTCAACGCGTACGTCTACTCCCATCCCTTCGGGGTCGGCAATTCCAAATTCCGCACGACCAAATCGGATTGGGAAGGATATGTGGACACCGTACCCTATGCGGCATACAAGCGGGAGATATTCGACAAGGTCGGTTACTTCGACGAGACCCTGAAGCGGAATGAAGATCTGGAAATGCATGCCCGGATCCGGAACCAGGGAGGCACCTTCTTCCTGTCCACTTCCATCCGTTCCACCTATTTTGTGCGCAACACCCTGTCCGCCTTCATCAAGAAGTCCTTCAGCGACGGCAAATGGACCATGGTGGCCAGCAAACGGGGGATCGGCGTGCTGAGGTGGCGCCATCTCATCCCCTTTTTGACCGTGCTGGTGGGACTGGTTCTGGGCATCGGGGCCTTTTTCAGCCCTTTGGCCGGATACACCCTGCTCAGCCTGATCGGCGCCTATTTTGCGCTGCTGATTTATTCTTCCTGGGGGATCGTCAAAAAAAAGGGATGGAAATACTTCTTCCCCTGCATGTTGAGTTTTTTCCTGCTCCATTTCAGCCGGGGTCTCGGTTCCGTCGCGAGTTTATTTAGCAAACACTACTGGAGGAATCATGAAAGAGCTCCGCAAGAACTTGCCGACGCTTCCCGTTGA
- a CDS encoding DUF3048 domain-containing protein, with protein sequence MRGWSALLLAVTLLLLPVGCGWMPSKTEREATGEPGEAEQPPPPDPLTGLPSEGPAHPTLMVMVNNHQKARPQSGLNRADLVVEILAEGEITRFAAFYHSRTEGKVGPVRSLRPYYLELGRGLNAVAVHAGGSTEALEEVRTSGWPSLDGIHQDARYFRRESDRRAPHNLYTDLGRLQEAARIKGYGDRETKRVYRFDEEGATSEGEPAAEIDLVYHRLYKAGYRYDEESGEYVRYTQGEKQVDRETGEPLTMDNVLVIKAKHRVKDAAGRREVDLKGPGSGVLFQRGKAIPIQWESRGGVIVPVRNGEMLPLLPGKTWINVLPEDGKVAYR encoded by the coding sequence TTGCGCGGATGGAGTGCGCTGCTGCTCGCTGTGACGCTGTTGTTGCTGCCGGTGGGATGTGGGTGGATGCCGTCCAAAACCGAGAGGGAAGCGACGGGGGAGCCCGGGGAAGCGGAGCAGCCGCCTCCGCCGGATCCGCTCACCGGACTGCCTTCGGAGGGGCCCGCTCACCCCACGCTGATGGTGATGGTGAACAATCACCAAAAGGCGAGGCCCCAATCCGGATTGAACCGGGCGGATCTGGTGGTGGAGATCCTGGCGGAGGGGGAGATTACCCGCTTTGCCGCCTTTTATCACAGCCGGACCGAGGGAAAAGTGGGGCCGGTTCGCAGTTTGCGCCCCTATTATTTGGAGTTGGGCCGGGGGTTGAACGCGGTGGCGGTTCATGCGGGCGGCTCGACGGAGGCCCTTGAGGAGGTCCGCACCAGCGGATGGCCCAGCCTGGACGGGATCCACCAGGATGCCCGGTATTTCCGCAGGGAATCGGACCGGCGCGCGCCCCACAACCTTTACACGGATCTTGGCCGGCTGCAGGAAGCCGCGCGGATCAAAGGGTACGGGGACCGGGAGACGAAGCGGGTTTATCGGTTCGACGAGGAGGGAGCGACGTCGGAGGGCGAGCCGGCCGCTGAGATCGACCTGGTTTATCACCGGCTCTACAAGGCAGGCTACCGTTATGACGAAGAATCCGGGGAATACGTCCGCTACACCCAGGGGGAAAAGCAGGTGGACCGCGAGACGGGCGAGCCTTTGACGATGGACAATGTGCTTGTGATCAAGGCCAAACACCGGGTGAAGGATGCGGCGGGACGCCGGGAAGTGGACCTGAAGGGGCCCGGTTCGGGGGTTTTGTTTCAGCGGGGAAAAGCGATACCGATCCAGTGGGAGAGCAGAGGCGGGGTGATCGTCCCCGTCCGGAACGGGGAAATGCTTCCCCTCCTGCCCGGAAAGACCTGGATCAATGTTCTGCCGGAAGACGGGAAGGTCGCGTACCGCTGA